In the Paenibacillus pabuli genome, one interval contains:
- a CDS encoding ABC transporter substrate-binding protein, which produces MIKFKTWWSLLMVIALITITACGSGDSASENGTDDTPATVGSAEAEAAFAKGKYDPPIEFSSVRMPKKYVQGDTKENNVHDRWMLETLGMKHKDSWYPANDDQYRQKLQLAIASGEKLPDFVSVPTNAVLTNQLIDSGQFIAIDELFDKYANKILKDHAAAHPELWYPFTKDGKRYNMPILEYTDNDDTLLWLREDWMEKLNLEAPKTIADLENIMDKFKNENPDGLSPDKVFPLAISLKNNTNTWMGSLDWLFGAYGTIQEQWNKDANGNLEYGSINPGAKQALAKLNEWMNKGYIHTDSALWDEGKSAESWTAGTAGILPGANWVPDWPAPDLLKNVPGAKYKAYPIPAGPDGKIGTKWQNSGVNASIMINKDAKHPEAIFLYYNYLLDNLANPAAGSPYEYGFAKGYDWDIIDGQPTSDKEKIKDFSNEFPFLTGPARIPDLYMKTLVKLADGEKPETPYEKQMAEFRKPENWAAAKVVMSQLDIRKQNYFTGAATPTMVSKWNLLRQSEMETFNKIIYGKLPIDAFDQFVANWKSNGGDQITQEVNDWFKSVSGK; this is translated from the coding sequence ATGATCAAATTCAAAACATGGTGGTCCTTGCTCATGGTCATCGCACTCATCACCATCACTGCGTGCGGCAGTGGCGATTCAGCCAGTGAAAATGGTACAGACGATACGCCGGCGACGGTCGGGTCAGCCGAAGCCGAAGCTGCTTTTGCGAAAGGAAAATATGACCCACCCATTGAGTTCAGTTCGGTTCGTATGCCGAAGAAATATGTGCAAGGTGACACCAAAGAGAACAACGTTCACGATCGCTGGATGCTCGAAACGCTGGGCATGAAGCATAAGGATTCATGGTATCCGGCTAATGACGATCAATACAGACAGAAGCTGCAGCTGGCCATTGCTTCAGGCGAGAAATTGCCTGATTTCGTATCCGTTCCAACGAACGCGGTACTCACCAATCAGCTGATCGACTCCGGTCAATTCATCGCCATCGATGAACTGTTCGACAAGTACGCCAACAAAATCCTGAAGGATCACGCTGCAGCGCATCCCGAGTTGTGGTACCCGTTCACCAAGGATGGCAAGAGATACAACATGCCGATCCTGGAGTACACCGATAACGACGATACCCTGCTCTGGCTCAGAGAAGACTGGATGGAGAAGCTGAACCTCGAAGCACCTAAGACCATCGCAGATCTTGAGAATATCATGGACAAATTCAAAAATGAAAACCCGGACGGCCTGTCTCCGGATAAAGTATTCCCACTGGCGATCTCGCTTAAAAATAACACCAACACCTGGATGGGCTCGCTCGACTGGTTGTTCGGCGCTTACGGCACGATCCAGGAACAATGGAACAAAGACGCAAACGGCAATCTGGAGTACGGCTCCATTAATCCCGGTGCCAAACAAGCCCTTGCGAAGCTGAATGAATGGATGAACAAAGGGTATATCCATACTGACTCCGCGCTGTGGGACGAAGGTAAGTCTGCTGAAAGCTGGACTGCTGGCACGGCTGGCATCCTGCCTGGCGCAAACTGGGTACCCGACTGGCCTGCACCAGACCTACTCAAGAACGTACCTGGCGCGAAATACAAAGCCTACCCTATTCCGGCTGGTCCAGACGGCAAGATTGGTACAAAGTGGCAGAACTCTGGCGTTAACGCCAGTATCATGATCAACAAGGATGCCAAGCATCCGGAAGCGATTTTCCTGTACTACAACTACCTGCTCGATAACTTGGCGAACCCGGCTGCGGGCAGTCCATATGAGTACGGCTTTGCCAAAGGATACGACTGGGATATCATTGACGGTCAACCGACCAGTGACAAAGAGAAGATCAAAGACTTCTCCAACGAGTTCCCGTTCCTGACGGGTCCGGCTCGTATCCCGGATCTATACATGAAAACCCTCGTGAAGCTGGCTGACGGCGAGAAGCCCGAAACCCCATACGAGAAACAAATGGCCGAGTTCCGCAAACCTGAAAACTGGGCCGCTGCCAAAGTCGTGATGTCGCAGCTCGACATTCGCAAACAAAACTACTTCACCGGCGCAGCCACACCAACCATGGTCTCCAAGTGGAACCTACTTCGCCAGTCCGAGATGGAAACCTTCAACAAAATCATCTACGGCAAGCTGCCGATCGATGCCTTTGACCAATTCGTCGCCAACTGGAAATCCAACGGCGGAGATCAGATCACACAAGAAGTGAATGATTGGTTTAAGTCGGTAAGTGGGAAGTAA
- a CDS encoding aspartyl-phosphate phosphatase Spo0E family protein: MSRLLDLLEEERRKLNQLGEASLKQAIPLWDSPAVQEQSRRVEELVARVSEMKARHNRVVQ; the protein is encoded by the coding sequence ATGAGCCGGTTGCTTGACTTGTTGGAAGAGGAACGGCGCAAGCTTAATCAGCTTGGAGAGGCATCCTTGAAGCAAGCGATTCCGTTGTGGGACAGTCCTGCGGTTCAGGAACAGAGCCGAAGGGTGGAAGAACTGGTGGCACGAGTTAGTGAAATGAAGGCGAGACATAACCGAGTTGTACAATGA
- a CDS encoding helix-turn-helix domain-containing protein — MKHRQEPPGDKNIIGSRVVAIRKSKGIKQREFLARLQTLGLDISQTSLSRLEGQYRLVQDYEVVVIAKALEVSVGYLLGEEINRERQF; from the coding sequence ATGAAACATAGACAAGAACCACCTGGCGACAAAAATATCATCGGCTCCCGAGTCGTAGCTATTCGTAAAAGCAAAGGCATTAAACAACGAGAATTCCTGGCCAGACTGCAAACATTGGGTTTGGATATCAGTCAGACAAGTCTTTCCCGTTTGGAGGGCCAGTATCGTTTAGTTCAGGATTATGAAGTTGTGGTAATTGCGAAGGCTTTGGAGGTTTCTGTAGGGTATTTACTCGGGGAAGAAATTAACAGAGAACGGCAATTTTAG
- a CDS encoding HNH endonuclease translates to MAFSEKVKNEAKRRACFRCVICHEKFVEIHHIIPQAEGGDDTIENAAPLCASCHDLFGGNPEKRKQIREMRDYWFDLIEQRFNGEINILEPIQKDENNFNMLKSKGIVIYHVVYEHEDFETSASILIKLLQNAQKRFPNYKRHLYLDIEGHKVKSGGFDQDMFELQSDFSLGFLMHFFTSIHMPLVGVENNKVQLNNVPEEISIISDEKELVKKMRKESKYKHIVVYPTEE, encoded by the coding sequence GTGGCATTTTCTGAAAAAGTTAAGAATGAAGCCAAAAGACGAGCCTGTTTCAGATGTGTTATTTGTCATGAAAAATTTGTTGAGATTCATCACATTATTCCCCAGGCTGAAGGTGGCGATGACACTATAGAAAATGCTGCTCCACTTTGCGCTTCTTGTCATGATTTATTTGGAGGCAACCCTGAAAAACGTAAACAAATTCGTGAAATGAGAGATTACTGGTTTGACTTAATAGAGCAGAGATTCAACGGAGAAATCAATATACTGGAACCGATACAGAAAGATGAAAACAACTTTAATATGTTAAAAAGCAAAGGAATTGTTATTTACCATGTTGTCTACGAGCATGAAGATTTCGAAACATCAGCTAGTATATTAATTAAATTGTTACAGAACGCACAAAAACGGTTCCCGAATTATAAACGACACCTCTATTTAGATATTGAAGGTCATAAAGTTAAAAGTGGTGGATTTGATCAAGATATGTTTGAACTTCAAAGTGATTTTTCCCTTGGATTTTTAATGCATTTTTTTACTTCAATACATATGCCGCTGGTTGGGGTTGAAAATAATAAAGTACAATTAAATAATGTGCCAGAAGAAATTAGTATTATTAGTGATGAGAAAGAACTTGTTAAAAAGATGAGGAAAGAGTCGAAGTATAAACACATTGTAGTATATCCTACCGAAGAATAA
- a CDS encoding TIR domain-containing protein encodes MNSEFHGNTFAVRWVQEEWYSKYWDEINSGMVKVVPILIEECEIPELLKTKKYADFREEYSRALRELLMG; translated from the coding sequence ATGAATTCAGAATTTCATGGGAATACATTCGCAGTAAGATGGGTTCAAGAAGAGTGGTATTCTAAATATTGGGATGAGATCAATTCTGGGATGGTTAAGGTTGTACCGATTTTAATTGAAGAATGTGAGATTCCTGAACTATTAAAGACAAAAAAGTATGCTGATTTCAGAGAGGAATATAGTAGAGCACTTAGAGAACTTCTTATGGGTTAA
- a CDS encoding helix-turn-helix transcriptional regulator, with protein sequence MPNGRGEGLERFYANALLQGMIYELIMEYERCQGGAESDMVDVVASYITSHYRQNLELKELAALAGCSVRQLQRRFKQEKQLGPMEYLIQLRMESASWMLRHTDASIGEIADKMGYLDMYYFSRAFKKYYGVPPLHYRLAAASRKDADYANACCRIARLLRISRHKAR encoded by the coding sequence TTGCCAAATGGCCGCGGCGAAGGGCTGGAACGTTTTTATGCTAATGCACTGCTCCAGGGTATGATCTACGAACTGATCATGGAGTATGAACGATGTCAGGGGGGAGCGGAGTCCGACATGGTGGATGTTGTCGCTTCCTATATAACATCGCATTATCGCCAGAATCTTGAGCTGAAAGAGCTGGCAGCCCTCGCGGGATGCAGCGTAAGACAGCTGCAGCGACGATTCAAACAAGAGAAGCAGCTCGGACCGATGGAGTACCTCATTCAGCTGCGCATGGAGAGTGCTTCATGGATGCTGCGTCATACGGATGCTTCCATCGGTGAAATTGCAGACAAAATGGGCTATCTCGATATGTATTATTTCAGCAGGGCGTTTAAGAAATATTATGGCGTTCCACCACTGCATTACCGACTTGCCGCCGCTTCAAGAAAAGATGCAGACTATGCGAATGCCTGTTGCAGAATCGCACGGCTTCTTCGTATCAGTCGGCACAAGGCCCGGTGA